The following proteins are co-located in the Siansivirga zeaxanthinifaciens CC-SAMT-1 genome:
- a CDS encoding TonB-dependent receptor plug domain-containing protein, with amino-acid sequence MSRKLTISIFYLLFFLKIDVVESQNHPQEKQPLIRVIKILETRYNVRFSYVDRVIKNKTTILPDEDVLLDDALNILKKETHLDFEVLNNRFIVIKDIAETETSTFNIQRLDEIIVSNYLTTGITKLNDGSITIKPEIFGILPGLIEPDVLQTIQAIPGVMSTDETVSNINVRGGTHDQNLLLWDGIKMYQSGHFFGLISAFNPYTTKRVTIYKNGTNAKYGDGISSVIDMQLPNDIDNEFKAGAGFNLINGDAFAKIPLSKKTELQLSLRRSITDFIVTPTYSQYFKRIFQDSDLSNNNNSTSISQNESFYFYDVTLKFLYDITENDKIRIHFLNVNNDLNYDEQSTVNNQSEALNSKLSQENLATSITYTRDWSPKLSTTAQLYVSNYDLNATNFDITKNQRLIQENEVFDGAFKLDINYNSNSSFKINGGYQFNEVGISNLEDVNNPIFRSYIKEVIRSHAIYNEAEYLSNNTKTRVKLGGRLNYFQKFDMLIPEPRLSFSQRFLNHFRVEILGEFKSQTTSQIIDLQNDFLGIEKRRWILSNNENIPILKSKQASAGIHFNKNKLLISTEAYIKKVDGITARSQGFQNQFQFVNDTGNYTIKGVDVLINKKFNTFLSSWISYSYSSNNYHFKNLNNGEALPNNTDIRHAISFANTCALNNIKFALGVNWFSGKPHTVPSASDNPDDDVITYESPNSSRLQNYLRADCSATYNFNITNTARGSFGISVWNILNRKNIINTYYTLDDNNVVNTIENQSLGITPNISFRVHF; translated from the coding sequence GTGAGTAGAAAACTTACCATTTCTATTTTTTACCTATTGTTTTTTTTGAAAATTGACGTTGTAGAAAGTCAAAACCATCCACAAGAAAAACAACCTTTAATTCGTGTTATAAAAATTTTAGAAACACGCTACAACGTCCGTTTTTCTTATGTTGATCGTGTTATTAAAAATAAAACAACCATATTACCCGATGAAGATGTATTGCTAGACGATGCTTTAAACATTTTAAAAAAGGAAACTCATTTAGATTTTGAGGTTTTAAATAATCGATTTATTGTAATTAAAGACATCGCCGAAACCGAAACTTCAACATTTAATATCCAACGGTTGGATGAAATTATAGTTAGTAATTACCTAACCACGGGTATTACTAAATTAAACGATGGTTCTATTACTATAAAACCTGAAATTTTTGGCATTTTACCTGGTCTTATAGAACCAGATGTTTTACAAACCATTCAAGCCATTCCGGGTGTTATGAGTACCGATGAAACCGTATCGAATATTAATGTGCGTGGTGGTACGCACGACCAAAATTTACTACTTTGGGATGGCATCAAAATGTATCAGTCGGGTCATTTTTTCGGATTAATTTCAGCATTCAACCCATACACCACCAAACGAGTAACTATTTATAAAAACGGAACCAATGCGAAATATGGCGATGGCATATCGAGTGTTATAGACATGCAACTACCTAACGATATTGATAATGAATTTAAAGCTGGTGCAGGATTTAATTTAATTAATGGCGATGCGTTTGCAAAAATACCCTTATCAAAAAAAACAGAGCTTCAACTATCGTTGCGCCGTTCAATTACCGATTTTATTGTAACACCTACATACAGCCAATATTTTAAACGCATATTTCAAGATTCCGATTTATCGAACAATAACAACTCCACTTCCATTTCACAAAACGAATCGTTTTATTTCTACGATGTTACTTTAAAATTTTTGTATGATATAACAGAGAACGATAAAATTCGTATTCACTTTTTAAATGTGAATAACGATTTGAATTACGATGAACAATCTACCGTAAATAACCAAAGTGAAGCTTTAAACAGTAAATTATCGCAAGAAAATTTAGCAACCAGCATCACCTACACCAGAGATTGGAGCCCTAAATTATCTACAACAGCGCAATTATATGTTTCTAATTACGATTTAAATGCTACCAACTTCGACATCACTAAAAATCAACGTTTAATTCAAGAAAACGAAGTGTTTGATGGTGCTTTCAAACTAGACATTAATTATAATAGCAATTCCTCATTCAAAATAAATGGTGGTTATCAATTTAATGAAGTAGGCATAAGTAATTTAGAAGATGTTAACAACCCTATTTTTAGAAGTTATATTAAAGAAGTAATAAGAAGTCATGCCATATACAACGAAGCCGAATACCTATCAAACAATACTAAAACCAGAGTAAAATTAGGAGGTAGACTTAACTATTTTCAGAAATTCGATATGCTTATTCCCGAACCTCGATTGAGTTTTAGCCAACGGTTTTTAAATCATTTTAGAGTTGAAATACTTGGAGAATTTAAAAGTCAGACCACCTCACAAATCATCGATTTACAAAACGACTTTTTAGGTATCGAGAAGCGTCGATGGATTTTATCTAATAATGAAAACATCCCCATTTTAAAAAGTAAACAAGCTTCTGCTGGCATCCATTTTAATAAGAATAAATTATTAATTAGTACCGAGGCTTATATTAAAAAAGTAGATGGTATTACTGCTCGTAGCCAAGGATTTCAAAACCAGTTTCAGTTTGTAAACGATACTGGAAACTACACCATAAAAGGCGTTGATGTATTAATTAACAAGAAATTCAACACCTTTTTAAGTTCCTGGATTTCTTATTCTTACAGCAGTAATAATTACCATTTTAAAAATTTAAACAATGGAGAAGCCTTACCGAATAACACCGATATTCGACATGCTATCTCCTTTGCAAATACCTGTGCTTTAAACAACATAAAGTTTGCTTTGGGCGTCAATTGGTTTTCTGGAAAACCCCATACGGTTCCAAGTGCTTCAGATAATCCAGATGATGATGTAATTACTTATGAATCACCAAATAGTAGCAGATTGCAAAATTATTTACGCGCCGATTGTTCCGCTACTTACAATTTCAACATAACAAATACCGCACGCGGTAGTTTTGGTATTTCTGTATGGAATATTCTAAACAGAAAAAATATTATAAATACCTATTACACTTTAGATGATAATAATGTGGTTAACACCATTGAAAACCAATCGTTAGGCATTACACCAAACATAAGTTTTAGAGTGCATTTTTAA
- a CDS encoding cation:proton antiporter: MLLLNIMDFSLPFTNPVLKFLVILIIILLAPILLNKLKIPHILGLIVAGAIIGPNGFNLLLRDSGIILSGTAGLLYIMFLAGLEIDMNEFKKNKFKSLLFGLFTFSIPMLFGVLVGVFILKFSILTSVLLASMFASHTLIAYPILGKFGVTKNQSVNLVVGGTMITDTLALLVLAVIVGMTKGSVSSEFWIRHFISVIIFGFIVLHIFPIIARWFLKRYHDNISQYIFVLAMLFLGAFLAEVAGVEAIIGALLSGFALNRLIPSTSALMNRIEFVGNAIFIPFFLIGVGMLIDYRAFFTDFETILVAIVMTIAVTLAKFIAAWATQKSFKFSVDERRIIFGLSIAHAAVTLATVSVGYNIIIGETETGEPIRLLGESILNGTIIMILVTCTISTFVVQKGARNLSLFQSTAKDKKNLVNQEKFIIAINNTETVEELISLSTILKSKENKNALFAMHVINHDTTDVHAETNAIKLLDKAVKIGASTDIKLNKLLRYDLNIMNGILNVTKEKKATDLILGLHVKTNISESFLGSLTEGVLSKCNATSFIYKASQTIATIKRHIVIMPNNVENEVGFPFWLDNIWNISYNTGAKIIFYGTQQTIKFIQNIHAEHPIDADFITFDSWNNTKALSSNIKLDDNLIFILTRKDEPSYNKNIKNISIYLNRYFKSNNFILVCPIMKTLPINETIEFNNPSLLEPIEKLDELGKNIANVFRKNR, from the coding sequence ATGTTACTTTTAAACATCATGGATTTCTCGCTTCCGTTTACAAATCCTGTATTAAAGTTTCTTGTTATTTTAATCATTATTTTATTAGCTCCAATACTGCTTAATAAATTAAAAATCCCTCATATTCTTGGACTTATAGTTGCTGGTGCCATCATTGGTCCAAATGGGTTTAATTTATTATTACGCGATAGTGGTATTATATTATCGGGTACAGCAGGTTTACTTTATATTATGTTTCTAGCAGGGTTAGAAATAGATATGAACGAATTTAAAAAAAACAAATTCAAAAGTCTTTTGTTTGGTTTGTTCACATTTAGTATCCCTATGTTATTTGGTGTTTTAGTTGGGGTTTTTATATTAAAATTTTCAATACTTACATCGGTACTTCTTGCCAGTATGTTTGCTTCTCATACCTTAATTGCATACCCTATTCTAGGAAAATTTGGTGTTACCAAAAACCAATCTGTAAACCTAGTGGTTGGCGGTACTATGATAACAGACACCCTAGCATTATTGGTATTAGCAGTAATAGTTGGTATGACTAAAGGCTCTGTAAGTAGCGAATTCTGGATACGCCATTTTATATCGGTCATCATATTCGGATTTATAGTTTTACACATTTTCCCCATTATTGCAAGATGGTTTTTAAAGCGTTATCATGATAATATATCGCAATATATTTTTGTTTTAGCCATGCTTTTTTTGGGTGCTTTTTTAGCTGAAGTTGCTGGTGTTGAAGCCATAATTGGCGCATTGCTTTCTGGTTTTGCTTTAAACAGATTAATCCCTTCTACATCGGCTTTAATGAACCGTATTGAGTTTGTTGGAAACGCCATTTTTATTCCTTTTTTCCTTATTGGTGTTGGTATGCTGATTGATTATCGGGCATTTTTCACGGATTTTGAAACTATTTTAGTTGCTATAGTTATGACGATTGCTGTTACACTAGCTAAGTTTATAGCGGCTTGGGCAACGCAAAAATCGTTTAAATTTTCAGTAGATGAACGCCGTATCATTTTTGGTTTAAGTATTGCTCATGCTGCAGTTACATTGGCAACCGTATCGGTAGGTTATAACATTATTATTGGCGAAACCGAAACTGGCGAACCTATTAGGCTTTTAGGTGAAAGTATTTTAAATGGCACGATTATCATGATTTTAGTAACCTGCACCATTTCAACGTTTGTGGTACAAAAAGGAGCTAGAAACCTATCGCTTTTTCAATCTACAGCAAAAGACAAAAAGAATTTAGTTAATCAGGAAAAATTTATCATTGCAATTAATAACACCGAAACTGTTGAAGAATTAATTAGTTTAAGTACGATATTAAAATCTAAAGAAAATAAAAATGCGTTGTTTGCAATGCATGTAATAAATCATGATACTACCGATGTTCATGCCGAAACCAATGCTATAAAACTTCTTGATAAAGCTGTAAAAATAGGAGCTTCTACAGATATAAAACTAAACAAATTACTGCGTTATGATTTGAATATTATGAACGGTATATTAAATGTTACCAAAGAAAAAAAAGCCACAGATTTGATTTTAGGTTTACATGTTAAAACCAATATCTCCGAGTCATTTTTAGGCAGTTTAACCGAAGGAGTTTTATCTAAATGCAACGCTACAAGTTTTATTTACAAAGCGTCTCAAACCATTGCTACTATAAAACGGCACATTGTTATTATGCCAAACAATGTAGAAAACGAAGTTGGATTTCCGTTTTGGTTAGATAATATTTGGAATATCTCGTATAATACAGGCGCTAAAATAATTTTTTATGGCACCCAACAAACCATAAAATTCATTCAAAATATTCATGCAGAACATCCTATTGATGCTGATTTTATAACATTCGATAGTTGGAATAATACAAAAGCGCTTTCTAGCAATATAAAGTTAGATGATAATTTAATTTTTATTTTAACCCGAAAAGACGAACCGTCTTATAACAAAAACATAAAAAACATTTCTATTTACTTAAACCGCTATTTTAAATCGAATAATTTTATTTTGGTTTGCCCAATAATGAAAACCCTTCCTATTAATGAAACCATCGAGTTTAATAATCCTTCATTATTGGAACCCATAGAAAAACTTGATGAATTAGGCAAAAACATTGCTAATGTTTTTCGGAAAAATAGATGA
- a CDS encoding alpha/beta fold hydrolase, producing MKKHLIKTIGKTINSISYFSPQYAAKIAVTLFSTPRKGQLKEKDIKFLSAAKHTSIQYEKFKIKTYHWSGKKETILLVHGWESNTARWKDLINLLQLEDYNIIALDAPAHGATGNKIFNAVLYSECINKVLEHFKIDIIIGHSIGGTASALTLNKYEPPITKLILLGAPSNFDEVINHYIETMGYNKKVTNAMTAYYLKYFGQLPSFYCVENFSQNITAKGLIIHDKKDRIISYRDALQIAKHYKNSKLIKTVGFGHGLKSDKVYNHILEFIKE from the coding sequence ATGAAAAAACACCTTATTAAAACTATTGGTAAAACCATCAACTCCATTAGTTATTTCTCTCCGCAATATGCCGCAAAAATAGCTGTTACTTTATTTTCGACACCCCGAAAAGGTCAATTAAAAGAGAAAGACATTAAATTTTTAAGCGCAGCCAAGCATACCAGTATCCAATATGAAAAATTCAAAATAAAAACATACCACTGGAGCGGAAAAAAAGAAACTATTTTATTAGTTCATGGTTGGGAAAGTAATACCGCCCGTTGGAAAGATTTAATAAACTTATTACAATTAGAAGATTATAATATTATTGCATTAGATGCTCCTGCACACGGCGCTACTGGCAATAAAATTTTTAATGCGGTTTTATATTCAGAATGCATTAATAAAGTACTTGAACATTTTAAAATAGATATCATTATTGGGCATTCTATTGGTGGCACAGCTTCTGCATTAACTTTAAATAAATACGAACCACCAATTACTAAACTTATTTTATTGGGTGCGCCTTCAAATTTTGATGAAGTTATAAATCATTATATTGAAACCATGGGCTACAATAAAAAAGTTACCAATGCCATGACTGCTTATTATTTGAAGTACTTCGGACAATTACCTTCATTTTATTGTGTTGAGAATTTTTCTCAAAACATAACTGCTAAGGGGCTTATTATACACGATAAAAAAGATCGTATCATCTCTTACAGAGATGCTTTACAAATTGCCAAACACTACAAAAACTCGAAACTTATTAAAACAGTTGGTTTTGGCCATGGTTTAAAATCTGATAAAGTTTACAATCATATTTTAGAATTCATAAAGGAATAG
- the ffh gene encoding signal recognition particle protein, translating into MFNNLSDKLDKALHVLKGHGSITEVNVAETLKEVRRALLDADVNFKIAKDFTTRVKEKALGQNVLTTLQPGQLMVKIVKDELTELMGGDAEGINLSGNPSVILMSGLQGSGKTTFSGKLANYLKNKKNKKPLLVACDVYRPAAIDQLHVVGGQIGVEVYSDKGNSDPVAISKAGIAHAKANGYNIVIIDTAGRLAVDEAMMTEISNIHKAIKPQETLFVVDSMTGQDAVNTAKAFNDVLNFDGVILTKLDGDTRGGAAITIKSVVNKPIKFIGTGEKMEAIDVFYPSRMADRILGMGDVVSLVERAQEQFDEEEARKLQKKIAKNQFGFDDFLSQIQQIKKMGNMKDLMGMIPGAGKMLKDVDIDDDAFKGIEAIIYSMTPKERSNPGILNASRKQRIGKGSGTSVQQVNQLLKQFNQMSKMMKMMQGGGAKKMMQMMKGMR; encoded by the coding sequence ATGTTTAATAATTTAAGCGATAAATTAGATAAAGCGTTACACGTTCTTAAAGGACACGGAAGCATCACCGAAGTAAACGTAGCAGAAACGTTAAAAGAAGTGCGTCGTGCCTTACTAGACGCCGATGTTAACTTCAAAATAGCTAAAGATTTCACAACCCGAGTTAAAGAAAAAGCACTGGGTCAAAATGTATTAACTACATTACAACCTGGGCAATTAATGGTTAAAATCGTAAAAGACGAGTTAACCGAACTTATGGGTGGAGATGCCGAAGGCATTAACCTTTCTGGTAACCCAAGTGTTATTCTCATGTCGGGTTTACAAGGTTCTGGTAAAACAACGTTTTCTGGTAAACTTGCTAATTATTTAAAAAACAAGAAAAATAAAAAACCATTATTGGTAGCTTGTGATGTGTATCGTCCTGCCGCTATAGACCAATTACATGTGGTTGGCGGTCAAATTGGTGTTGAGGTTTATAGCGACAAAGGAAACTCCGATCCTGTAGCTATTTCTAAAGCTGGTATTGCTCACGCCAAAGCGAATGGTTACAACATTGTTATTATAGATACTGCAGGTCGTTTAGCTGTAGATGAAGCGATGATGACCGAAATTTCTAATATTCACAAAGCGATTAAGCCACAAGAAACCTTGTTTGTTGTAGATTCTATGACAGGTCAAGATGCTGTAAATACAGCAAAGGCATTTAACGATGTTTTAAATTTTGATGGTGTAATTCTTACCAAATTAGATGGTGATACCCGAGGTGGTGCTGCAATTACAATTAAATCTGTAGTTAATAAGCCTATCAAATTTATTGGTACTGGCGAGAAAATGGAAGCTATTGATGTTTTCTATCCATCACGTATGGCCGATCGTATCTTAGGCATGGGAGACGTTGTGTCGCTGGTAGAAAGAGCTCAAGAACAGTTTGATGAGGAGGAAGCTCGCAAGCTTCAAAAGAAAATTGCTAAAAATCAATTTGGTTTCGACGATTTTTTAAGTCAGATTCAACAAATTAAGAAAATGGGTAACATGAAAGACCTTATGGGTATGATTCCTGGTGCCGGAAAAATGTTGAAAGATGTCGATATTGATGACGATGCTTTTAAAGGTATTGAGGCTATAATTTATTCCATGACGCCTAAAGAAAGAAGCAACCCGGGTATATTAAACGCTAGTAGAAAACAACGTATAGGTAAAGGTTCTGGTACATCGGTACAACAAGTAAATCAGTTGTTAAAGCAATTCAACCAAATGAGCAAAATGATGAAAATGATGCAAGGTGGTGGTGCTAAGAAGATGATGCAGATGATGAAAGGAATGCGTTAA
- a CDS encoding RNA polymerase sigma factor gives MEKQLQENICEERMFTSIFNKYAKDLHNFLYYKFGDLLNPKDKVQEAFVKLWENCSKITPDKAKSFVFTTANNLMLNEAAHQKVVLKHQQTKQKMYTNESPEFLMQETEYMDKLQKALSNLTDAQREAFMMNRVEGKRFKEIADILEISTKAVEKRIYGALEKLRKDIKEL, from the coding sequence ATGGAAAAACAATTACAGGAAAACATTTGCGAAGAGCGTATGTTTACTTCTATATTTAATAAATACGCTAAAGATTTACATAACTTTTTATATTATAAGTTTGGCGACCTCTTAAACCCCAAAGATAAAGTACAAGAAGCTTTTGTTAAACTTTGGGAAAATTGTTCTAAAATAACACCCGATAAAGCCAAAAGTTTTGTTTTTACTACCGCCAATAATTTAATGCTTAACGAAGCGGCACACCAAAAGGTTGTTTTAAAGCACCAACAAACCAAACAAAAAATGTATACAAACGAGAGCCCTGAATTTTTAATGCAGGAAACCGAGTATATGGATAAATTACAAAAAGCCCTATCTAACTTAACAGATGCACAACGTGAAGCTTTTATGATGAACCGAGTTGAAGGTAAACGCTTTAAAGAAATTGCAGATATTTTAGAAATTTCGACTAAAGCTGTTGAAAAACGTATTTATGGTGCTTTAGAAAAATTAAGAAAAGATATTAAGGAACTTTAA
- the rluF gene encoding 23S rRNA pseudouridine(2604) synthase RluF: MEQELKRINKYLSEVGYCSRREADKLIEAGRVTINGAVPEMGTKIAPNDIIHVDGQEVKNTKQTFVYLAFNKPVGIVCTTDTNVEKDNIIDFINYPKRIFPIGRLDKPSEGLILLTDDGDIVNKILRASNNHEKEYIVTVDKPISQTFIERMAGGIPLEELKKTTNKCYVEKLSTYEFKIILTQGLNRQIRRMCEYLNYEVQTLKRVRIMNIKLDMPIGEYRELTKEEFKELNKLISESTKEYKPKAVKKQPRRRH; encoded by the coding sequence ATGGAACAAGAATTAAAACGCATCAATAAATATTTAAGTGAAGTTGGTTATTGTTCTCGCCGTGAAGCCGATAAACTTATTGAAGCCGGCCGTGTAACAATTAATGGTGCTGTACCAGAAATGGGGACTAAAATTGCTCCCAACGACATTATTCATGTAGATGGCCAAGAGGTTAAAAACACCAAACAAACGTTTGTTTATCTTGCTTTTAACAAACCTGTTGGCATTGTTTGTACTACCGATACCAATGTAGAAAAGGATAATATTATAGATTTTATAAACTATCCTAAACGTATATTTCCTATTGGCAGATTAGATAAACCCAGTGAAGGTTTAATTCTTTTAACCGATGATGGCGACATAGTAAACAAAATACTTCGCGCCAGCAATAACCATGAAAAAGAATATATTGTAACCGTAGACAAGCCCATTTCGCAAACCTTTATAGAACGCATGGCGGGTGGCATTCCATTGGAAGAATTAAAAAAAACAACCAATAAATGTTATGTTGAAAAGTTAAGTACTTACGAATTCAAAATTATTTTAACGCAAGGTCTTAACCGACAAATTCGGCGTATGTGTGAGTATTTAAATTATGAAGTGCAAACGTTAAAACGTGTTCGTATTATGAACATAAAACTCGATATGCCTATTGGAGAGTATAGAGAACTTACAAAAGAGGAATTTAAGGAATTGAATAAGTTAATAAGCGAGTCTACTAAGGAATACAAACCGAAGGCCGTAAAAAAACAACCGCGAAGAAGACATTAA
- a CDS encoding FecR family protein, which translates to MEREILISKWLDNNLNPEELEAFKLLEDYDDLVKLHSGLQAFKVDDYNTTNELERVLKTIKTTKKQTTHWFKPLMRVAAILAICFGLYYYTTTIDTTITTDVAQKTLVDLPDNSTVNLNAKSYLAFNKSSWNKEREVELEGEGFFKVAKGATFQVKTKTGTVTVYGTQFNVKQRENYFEVICYEGLVGVTFNSQETKLKPGDSFLMINGKIIANEKENSATPSWLNNESTFKSLPYKYVISEFERQYNVNITLKNIDTNELFTGSFTHSNLDLALKSITLPLHLTYSKTNNTITLKRE; encoded by the coding sequence ATGGAAAGAGAAATTTTAATATCGAAATGGTTGGATAACAACCTAAATCCTGAAGAACTTGAAGCGTTTAAATTGCTTGAAGATTATGATGATTTAGTGAAATTACACAGTGGTTTACAAGCATTTAAAGTAGACGATTACAATACTACTAACGAACTTGAACGTGTTTTAAAAACCATTAAAACTACCAAAAAGCAAACAACACATTGGTTTAAACCATTAATGCGCGTGGCAGCAATACTTGCTATTTGCTTTGGTTTATATTACTATACAACCACCATAGATACTACAATAACAACAGATGTGGCTCAAAAAACATTGGTAGATTTACCCGATAATTCTACTGTAAACTTAAACGCAAAGTCCTATTTAGCATTTAATAAAAGTTCATGGAATAAAGAACGAGAAGTAGAACTTGAAGGCGAAGGCTTTTTTAAAGTAGCAAAAGGCGCGACGTTTCAAGTAAAAACTAAAACAGGAACAGTAACCGTATACGGTACTCAATTTAATGTTAAACAAAGAGAAAACTATTTTGAAGTTATTTGCTACGAAGGTTTAGTTGGTGTTACTTTCAATTCTCAAGAAACTAAATTAAAACCTGGTGACAGTTTTTTAATGATTAATGGGAAAATAATTGCTAATGAAAAAGAAAACAGCGCAACACCTTCGTGGTTAAATAATGAAAGTACGTTTAAAAGTTTACCTTATAAATACGTTATATCCGAATTTGAAAGACAGTATAACGTTAATATAACTCTAAAAAATATAGATACTAACGAGCTATTTACAGGAAGTTTTACACACTCAAACCTAGATTTGGCCTTAAAATCTATAACCCTACCTTTACACCTAACCTATAGTAAAACCAACAATACTATAACTTTAAAACGTGAGTAG
- a CDS encoding cupin domain-containing protein, translating into MANKKYIVQNKPFVVPTTDGKVIKEHFGVPTNGNTELSLAHMIAPAGWSEPFQTPEFDEYTFIIRGKKQFIIEGETVILEAGQSIKIEKNTRVQYSNPFTEVCEYIAICTPAFSMDLVNRED; encoded by the coding sequence TTGGCAAACAAAAAATACATAGTACAAAATAAGCCCTTTGTTGTTCCTACAACAGATGGAAAAGTTATAAAAGAACATTTTGGTGTACCAACAAATGGCAACACTGAACTGAGTTTAGCACACATGATTGCGCCTGCTGGTTGGAGTGAACCTTTTCAAACACCAGAGTTCGATGAATACACTTTTATTATTAGAGGTAAAAAACAATTTATTATTGAAGGCGAAACCGTTATTTTAGAAGCCGGTCAATCTATTAAAATTGAAAAAAATACCCGAGTACAATATTCTAATCCGTTTACCGAAGTTTGCGAATATATCGCTATTTGCACACCTGCCTTTTCTATGGATTTAGTAAATAGAGAAGACTAA
- the folD gene encoding bifunctional methylenetetrahydrofolate dehydrogenase/methenyltetrahydrofolate cyclohydrolase FolD, giving the protein MTILDGKKVSNDIKNEIADQVKAMVAKGEKVPHLAAILVGSDGASMTYVNAKVKACEKIGFNSTLIELPEYTSEDELLQKINELNTNDDIDGFIVQLPLPDQIDEQKVLMAIHPDKDVDGFHPTNVGRMALDLPTFLPATPYGIMELLERYQIETSGKNVVVMGRSHIVGRPMSILMSQKRKAGDATVTVVHSRSKNLADITREADIIVAAIGISEFLTGDMVKEDVVVIDVGITRVPDATKANGYRLAGDVHFESVSKKASYITPVPGGVGPMTIAMLLKNTLLSRERRNQN; this is encoded by the coding sequence ATGACGATTTTAGACGGAAAGAAAGTAAGTAACGACATAAAAAACGAAATTGCCGACCAAGTAAAAGCCATGGTTGCTAAAGGCGAGAAGGTGCCACATTTAGCAGCTATTTTAGTTGGTTCTGATGGAGCCAGTATGACTTATGTGAATGCAAAAGTTAAAGCTTGCGAAAAAATTGGTTTTAATTCTACTTTAATTGAGTTACCCGAATACACTTCAGAAGACGAATTATTACAGAAAATAAACGAACTTAATACTAATGATGATATCGATGGTTTTATTGTTCAATTACCGCTTCCAGATCAAATTGACGAGCAAAAGGTATTAATGGCAATTCATCCCGATAAAGATGTAGACGGATTTCATCCAACCAACGTAGGTAGAATGGCTTTAGATTTACCAACTTTTTTACCAGCTACACCTTACGGAATTATGGAGTTGTTAGAAAGATATCAAATTGAAACCTCAGGTAAGAATGTCGTTGTGATGGGACGCAGCCATATTGTTGGTCGCCCAATGAGTATTTTAATGAGTCAGAAACGAAAAGCTGGCGATGCCACTGTAACTGTTGTTCATAGCCGTTCGAAAAACTTAGCCGATATTACCAGAGAAGCCGATATTATTGTTGCTGCTATTGGTATTTCTGAGTTTTTAACAGGCGATATGGTTAAAGAAGATGTCGTTGTTATAGATGTTGGAATTACTCGTGTACCAGATGCGACCAAAGCAAATGGATACCGATTGGCGGGCGATGTGCATTTTGAAAGTGTAAGTAAAAAAGCGAGTTATATTACACCAGTGCCGGGAGGTGTTGGCCCAATGACGATAGCTATGTTACTAAAAAACACCTTACTATCTAGAGAAAGACGCAACCAAAACTAG